Proteins found in one Drosophila innubila isolate TH190305 chromosome X, UK_Dinn_1.0, whole genome shotgun sequence genomic segment:
- the LOC117788537 gene encoding uncharacterized protein LOC117788537, with protein MAERATSRMSYKTVANSPYVQFAREYAENQFGLDFIDLTINLCRAWNRLSEAQRLKYAPRRSDSDSRTEITDVDVDVDADTDGLPMLMDGDACCSKRRARPKARCAAKRKPKCAAKPKCARKPRKAKCAAKPKCAARAKPKCAAKPKCARKSKPSCAAKPKCATTRCSAKRKSCKPRCSKPRDQTLCGPIHSQGYIQFLRDYRIKHNGLQPQELVLRGAAAWYRLPDAKKDEFRRQASERNKSPSPSQEIDMY; from the exons ATGGCTGAACGTGCAACATCAAGAATGTCATACAAAACTGTGGCTAATAGCCCCTATGTGCAATTTGCCCGGGAATATGCCGAAAATCAATTTGGCTTGGATTTCATAGACCTAACCATTAACTTGTGCCGTGCTTGGAATCGTTTGAGCGAAGCCCAAAGACTTAAATATGCGCCCAGGCGTAGCGATTCGGACAGTCGAACGGAAATTaccgatgtcgatgtcgatgtcgatgccgATACCGATGGGCTACCGATGCTAATGGATGGCGATGCCTGCTGTTCGAAACGTCGGGCCCGACCGAAGGCCCGTTGTGCCGCGAAGCGTAAGCCGAAGTGCGCGGCAAAACCGAAGTGCGCTCGTAAGCCACGAAAGGCCAAATGTGCCGCTAAACCGAAATGTGCCGCTAGAGCGAAACCCAAATGTGCCGCTAAACCGAAGTGTGCTCGAAAATCGAAACCCAGCTGCGCTGCCAAACCCAAATGTGCCACCACAAGATGTTCCGCAAAGCGCAAAAGTTGCAAACCACGATGCTCAAAGCCCAGGGATCAGACCCTCTGCG GTCCGATTCACAGCCAGGGCTACATTCAATTCCTTCGTGATTATCGAATCAAACACAACGGCCTGCAGCCACAGGAACTTGTCTTGAGAGGAGCCGCCGCTTGGTATCGTCTGCCGGACGCCAAGAAAGATGAATTTCGTCGCCAG GCTAGCGAGAGGAACAAAAGTCCTTCACCTAGCCAGGAAATTGATATGTATTAA
- the LOC117793294 gene encoding uncharacterized protein LOC117793294, with product MSISIIALILCMLMQCIQGQTPASSPLPIANPLAGQGFDLGRLFGGRSGEPVWTLIDKNLPQVQQMIDSTKENCMAKLGMKAPQRSLIRETRPTPKEKCLVECVLKGIKIMDSDKNRLNLRRVEELTSLVTEDNKMAIALGCSLAQICNRSISTNKPCEAAHQLNQCIGRHLENNRVKLHW from the exons ATGAGTATCTCGATAATTGCATTAATCCTGTGCATGCTGATGCAGTGCATCCAGGGACAAACTCCTGCTTCAAGTCCGTTGCCGATTGCGAATCCCTTGGCGGGTCAAGGCTTCGACTTGGGTCGCCTCTTTGGCGGTCGCAGTGGAGAACCGGTTTGGACACTGATCGATAAGAACTTGCCACAAGTGCAACAGATGATCGACAGTACGAAGGAGAACTGCATGGCGAAGCTGGGAATGAAGGCGCCACAGAGATCCCTCATCCGGGAAACCCGACCCACTCCCAAGGAGAAATGCCTGGTCGAGTGTGTGCTCAAGGGCATCAAGATT ATGGACAGCGATAAGAATCGATTGAATCTGCGTCGTGTGGAGGAGCTGACAAGTCTCGTCACGGAAGATAATAAAATGGCGATTGCCTTGGGTTGCAGTCTCGCCCAGATCTGCAATCGATCCATCAGCACAAATAAACCCTGCGAGGCGGCTCATCAATTGAATCAGTGCATCGGACGACATCTGGAGAACAATAGGGTCAAGTTGcactggtaa